In Helianthus annuus cultivar XRQ/B chromosome 8, HanXRQr2.0-SUNRISE, whole genome shotgun sequence, a single genomic region encodes these proteins:
- the LOC110871624 gene encoding F-box only protein 6: MLFVEQELAMLRQLIGQVQELLDLYDTPPLPPPYLLRHPPPTVLQPPPHLRNDRWCLLNLEDNPSEDDCYNLVMRAGKFKMLEPGKGPPSKRARKDRTREKLPETSNPTETMESEIWKKFPEDLYETVIARLPVATFFRFRSVCQKWNSLLTSNSFSVECSQVTRTQPWFYTRTHENVNTGVMYDPVSRKWYHPTAPAVPTKMIILPVASAGGLICFLDIGHKSFYVCNPLTQSFRELQARSVKVWSRVVVGMSVNHKSGSGAYRIMWVRSDGEYEVYDSKSNTWMCPGGMPACIKLPLSLNFRSHPVTVDGCMYFLRSDPDGIVSYDMETGIWKQFTVPAPVQLSDHTLAECGGRIMLVGLVSKNAATCVCIWELQKMSLLWKEVDRMPNVWCLEFYGKPIKMSCLGNRGLLMLSLRSKMMNRLVTYDVLRKEWFKVPNCVFPHSRKRQWIACGTAFHPCLTAKA, translated from the exons ATGTTGTTTGTAGAACAAGAGCTGGCTATGTTGAGGCAGCTCATCGGTCAAGTTCAAGAGCTCTTAGACCTCTACGATACTCCGCCGCTTCCTCCGCCGTACCTCCTCCGTCATCCGCCTCCGACGGTGCTCCAACCGCCGCCGCACCTTCGCAACGACAG ATGGTGTCTTCTAAACCTTGAAGACAACCCATCGGAAGATGATTGCTATAACCTCGTAATGCGTGCCGGAAAGTTCAAAATGCTAGAGCCCGGGAAAGGCCCACCTTCGAAACGGGCCCGAAAGGACCGAACCCGAGAGAAATTACCCGAAACCTCTAACCCAACCGAAACCATGGAATCCGAAATCTGGAAAAAGTTCCCAGAAGACTTGTACGAAACCGTAATCGCTCGACTTCCGGTTGCTACCTTTTTCCGGTTCAGATCAGTTTGCCAGAAATGGAACTCGTTGTTGACTTCCAACAGCTTTTCAGTTGAATGTAGCCAAGTCACTCGAACCCAACCATGGTTCTACACTCGAACCCATGAAAACGTCAACACCGGAGTCATGTATGACCCGGTTTCGCGAAAATGGTACCACCCAACCGCACCCGCGGTCCCCACAAAGATGATAATATTACCGGTGGCATCTGCAGGCGGGCTAATTTGTTTTCTAGACATCGGTCATAAAAGCTTCTACGTCTGTAACCCGTTGACCCAATCGTTCCGTGAGTTACAGGCTAGATCGGTCAAAGTTTGGTCTAGGGTGGTTGTTGGGATGAGTGTAAATCACAAATCCGGTAGTGGGGCCTACCGGATCATGTGGGTCAGGTCTGACGGTGAGTACGAAGTTTACGATTCTAAAAGCAACACGTGGATGTGCCCGGGTGGCATGCCGGCTTGTATCAAACTGCCGTTGTCGTTAAACTTTAGGTCACATCCGGTGACTGTAGACGGGTGTATGTATTTCCTACGGTCCGATCCAGACGGGATTGTATCGTACGACATGGAAACGGGAATTTGGAAGCAGTTTACGGTTCCGGCCCCTGTCCAGTTAAGCGATCACACGCTGGCGGAGTGCGGCGGCAGGATAATGTTGGTGGGTTTGGTGAGTAAGAATGCCGCCACGTGTGTCTGCATATGGGAGTTGCAGAAGATGAGTCTGTTGTGGAAGGAGGTTGACAGAATGCCAAATGTATGGTGCTTAGAGTTCTATGGAAAGCCCATAAAAATGTCTTGTTTGGGTAACAGAGGGTTGCTTATGTTATCGCTACGGTCTAAAATGATGAACCGGTTGGTTACTTATGATGTTTTAAGAAAAGAATGGTTTAAGGTTCCTAACTGTGTGTTTCCACATAGTCGAAAACGACAGTGGATCGCTTGTGGGACAGCCTTTCATCCATGTCTGACGGCTAAGGCTTAG
- the LOC110871625 gene encoding peter Pan-like protein has product MARFRNKKKVAFVKPAKKQPPQNVDHVTGDKIPRSFVFSRLKLPATLKQLQADLRKVMLPYTALNLKEKKRNNLKDFLNVAGPMGVTHFLMLSKTGTSPYLRVARTPQGPTLTFKIQEYSLAVDIANSQLRPRVPKDLFKNSPLIVLSGFGTGEQHLKLTTIMFQNIFPAIDINTVKLSSCQRIVLLNYNKETKLIDFRHYSIRLQPVGVSRRIRKFVQNHKVPDLSSLQDVSDFITKAGYGSESEGDEEAATVSLASDVGRVNKASTKSAVKLQEIGPRMTLDLIKIEDGLCSGTVIFGNRWVEGPW; this is encoded by the exons ATGGCTCGTTTTCGTAAT aaAAAGAAGGTGGCGTTTGTGAAGCCTGCAAAGAAGCAACCTCCGCAGAATGTGGATCATGTTACGGGTGACAAGATACCGAGGAGCTTTGTTTTTTCACGCTTGAAATTACCTGCTACGCTTAAACAGTTGCAAGCGGACCTGAGAAAAGTGATGCTTCCGTATACGGCTTTGAACCTAAAG GAGAAGAAACGCAACAACCTTAAAGATTTCTTGAACGTTGCGGGGCCCATGGGAGTTACACATTTTCTCATGTTGTCAAAAACAGGCACTTCACCGTACTTGAGAGTTGCAAGAACACCGCAAGGCCCCACTCTTACGTTCAAAATTCAGGAATACTCGTTGGCGGTTGATATCGCTAACTCCCAGTTACGCCCACGAGTACCGAAAGATCTCTTCAAAAACTCTCCTTTG ATTGTGCTGTCGGGTTTCGGAACCGGGGAGCAACACTTGAAGTTGACTACCATTATGTTTCAAAACATATTCCCTGCCATTGACATCAACACG GTTAAACTTTCGTCATGCCAGAGAATCGTGTTACTTAATTACAACAAGGAGACTAAACTTATCGATTTTCGACATTATTCTATTAGATTGCAGCCCGTTGGTGTTTCTCGTAGAATTAGAAAATTTGTTCAAAACCATAAAGTGCCCGATCTCAGCAGCCTTCAAGATGTCAGTGACTTTATCACAAA GGCTGGTTACGGATCGGAAAGTGAGGGGGATGAGGAAGCGGCAACTGTAAGCTTAGCAAGTGATGTCGGGAGAGTTAACAAGGCATCTACCAAAAGTGCTGTGAAGCTTCAAGAGATTGGACCTAGGATGACTCTCGATCTTATCAAGATTGAGGATGGCTTATGCAGCGGCACAGTAATTTTCG GAAATAGGTGGGTAGAAGGACCATGGTGA